From the Nodularia sp. NIES-3585 genome, one window contains:
- a CDS encoding collagen-like protein codes for MSSCDQISNEIAALSAAIANIPKVNEEAIVQKVLSRLEGRFATKADVASAFRAIAEVEMKIGRLDQEVQALKRDLIALGAGLAALVAIAAAPLIAAALGALKALIAAAMAKATAALGLATVVKGQVVVMQAQLIGVQGTASSALTLAGTAQGTALLAGTKAGSALALAGTAQATALLAGTKAGSALALAGTAQATAATALGTALPALSLATKADATANLALGTARTAQGTANNALAELQSLELQFAEVKPKVELAINFARDAQGKVIVVDGKATTALSTANLALSRPLIPGPPGLPGKPGLQGLPGRPGANGAPGLQGRPGANGAPGKPGTPGTQGLQGRPGANGAPGLQGRPGTNGQPGAQGRPGTNGKDGTFDMAELAGIQRSLTQINTNTTNVNNKVTNINNQVTNISSATANIAANFPPIAGAITAHDCVGSADVSLPYGGVGLYGIQSQVQQLSSQLEIVSRVCCRTYRIMGGNDWFRGEVLSYNFNPEKSIKGSIKLAYREQATPLVDAQPLTMQAKSLPQMLFGLDAATWRRSGLHKLPVSAPPSTMPKITRNPVNGEIVSITDWNKAEYQKITDNVSFQAYQYAQFKAVTGEFPLNISVEVEESGKIVEKNIRIDNISDGIAELMGISLVVQDDLQLNTQLGMKSLIETAATKNAALISQDISLANAKYLGYQINRTPKTIKTLFTPGTQNIKEFIKESNQQIISYSHRSGHLEHKLNTLLISAGITKAALTTQYKPGDAVMGGIIAKDALAKLKADEDDWKLFLKLLREPIGDMKIDGVPLMGVEDLTDKLKQYLRGLK; via the coding sequence ATGAGTTCGTGCGACCAAATTTCCAACGAGATTGCGGCGTTGAGTGCGGCGATCGCAAATATTCCAAAAGTCAATGAAGAGGCGATAGTACAAAAAGTATTATCTCGATTGGAGGGGCGATTTGCTACTAAAGCAGATGTCGCCAGTGCTTTTAGAGCGATCGCCGAAGTTGAAATGAAAATTGGCAGGCTTGACCAGGAAGTACAGGCACTAAAAAGAGACTTAATCGCTCTTGGCGCTGGACTTGCAGCACTTGTAGCCATAGCCGCAGCCCCACTCATAGCCGCAGCGTTAGGAGCGCTAAAAGCATTAATTGCAGCTGCAATGGCTAAAGCTACAGCCGCACTCGGACTGGCAACCGTCGTCAAAGGTCAAGTCGTCGTCATGCAAGCTCAACTGATTGGCGTTCAGGGAACTGCCAGCAGTGCATTAACATTAGCTGGCACGGCTCAGGGGACTGCTCTACTTGCTGGAACTAAAGCTGGTAGTGCTTTGGCTTTGGCTGGTACGGCTCAAGCTACTGCTTTGCTTGCGGGAACTAAGGCTGGTAGTGCTTTGGCTTTGGCTGGTACGGCTCAAGCTACTGCGGCTACGGCGCTGGGAACTGCTTTACCAGCATTATCATTGGCTACGAAAGCAGACGCTACTGCAAATCTAGCCCTTGGTACAGCTAGAACGGCTCAAGGAACTGCCAATAATGCACTAGCAGAACTACAATCCCTGGAATTGCAATTTGCCGAAGTCAAGCCAAAGGTAGAACTAGCCATTAATTTTGCCAGAGATGCTCAAGGCAAAGTAATTGTAGTAGATGGGAAGGCTACAACCGCATTATCAACGGCCAATTTAGCCCTCTCTAGACCGCTTATTCCAGGACCACCTGGACTTCCCGGTAAGCCTGGACTTCAAGGACTTCCAGGTAGACCCGGTGCTAACGGAGCGCCTGGACTTCAAGGTAGACCCGGTGCTAATGGTGCGCCCGGTAAACCAGGAACACCAGGAACTCAAGGATTACAAGGTAGACCCGGTGCTAACGGAGCGCCTGGACTTCAAGGTAGACCCGGAACCAATGGTCAACCCGGCGCTCAAGGTAGACCCGGAACCAATGGAAAAGACGGAACATTTGATATGGCAGAATTAGCAGGTATTCAACGAAGCCTAACCCAAATAAATACAAATACAACTAATGTTAATAACAAAGTTACTAACATCAATAACCAAGTCACGAACATTTCAAGTGCAACAGCAAATATTGCTGCTAATTTTCCACCAATAGCAGGGGCTATTACGGCGCATGATTGTGTCGGTAGTGCAGATGTTTCATTGCCTTATGGAGGTGTTGGCTTGTATGGCATTCAATCACAAGTTCAACAGCTTTCCTCCCAATTAGAAATCGTCTCTAGGGTATGTTGTCGCACCTATCGAATCATGGGGGGTAATGATTGGTTTAGAGGGGAAGTATTGTCATACAATTTTAATCCTGAGAAATCAATCAAAGGGTCTATCAAGTTAGCGTACAGGGAACAAGCGACCCCACTTGTTGATGCTCAACCGTTAACAATGCAAGCTAAAAGTTTGCCACAAATGTTGTTCGGTCTAGATGCTGCTACATGGAGGCGTTCAGGACTCCATAAATTACCTGTTTCGGCTCCTCCTAGCACTATGCCGAAAATTACTCGAAATCCGGTAAATGGAGAAATTGTTAGTATTACCGATTGGAATAAGGCTGAGTATCAAAAAATAACTGATAATGTTAGCTTTCAGGCTTATCAATATGCTCAGTTCAAGGCTGTGACTGGGGAGTTCCCACTAAATATATCTGTTGAGGTAGAAGAATCAGGCAAGATAGTTGAGAAGAATATCCGCATTGATAATATTAGCGATGGCATAGCGGAATTGATGGGGATTTCGCTAGTAGTTCAGGACGACTTGCAACTGAATACTCAATTAGGGATGAAAAGCTTAATTGAAACAGCAGCAACTAAAAACGCCGCATTGATTTCTCAAGACATTAGTTTAGCCAATGCTAAGTATCTAGGCTATCAAATTAATCGAACGCCAAAGACTATAAAAACTTTGTTCACCCCAGGGACTCAGAATATCAAGGAATTTATTAAGGAGTCTAACCAGCAAATAATTAGTTATTCACATAGGAGTGGGCATCTAGAACATAAACTAAATACTCTTTTGATTTCAGCCGGAATTACCAAAGCGGCGCTCACGACACAGTACAAGCCTGGGGATGCTGTAATGGGGGGCATTATAGCTAAAGATGCTTTGGCTAAATTAAAAGCTGATGAAGATGACTGGAAGCTATTCTTAAAGCTCCTAAGAGAACCTATAGGAGACATGAAGATTGATGGTGTCCCACTAATGGGAGTTGAGGACTTGACCGATAAATTAAAGCAATATCTGAGGGGATTGAAATGA
- a CDS encoding serine hydrolase → MPESSDKFKNLSRREPTNRRPRQSQDKRVGKKKVKVPHQQRPTKKEVALTRLNNMMPPPSSTGVGRSKPGLMMPAAVKPIGYMNGTTSAYNPNTVKFKTVRVQKQAMPKMGRRVSRKTRLKPMARTMLYALRLLIVGVGIGAIMGTILSVFDPATRMPSNSAVQSHNVGTNRPQSIPNAAAGLYLSQEIIPLKDTVQNLATANSNLKLGVFFVDLDTGSYVDVNSATSFPAASTIKVPILIAFFQDVDAGKIRLDEMLTMEKDMISGGSGNLQFQKVGSQYTALEIATRMSTISDNTATNMLIARLGGMEALNQRFQSWGLSATAIRNPLPDLAGTNTTSPRELGNLMAMVNQGNLVSLRSRDLILDIMRRTERNHLLPSGLGTGARIHHKTGDIATMLGDVGLIDIPTGKRYIAAVMVQRPNNDPEAEKLISAISRAAYQQFSQSIAPNPVINLPAQNNMGNPIIPNSTQAPFTTPQNFPSR, encoded by the coding sequence GTGCCAGAATCAAGTGACAAATTTAAAAATCTATCGCGGCGTGAACCCACAAACCGCCGCCCACGTCAGAGTCAGGACAAAAGAGTGGGCAAGAAAAAGGTAAAAGTACCTCATCAGCAGCGTCCTACCAAAAAAGAAGTAGCTTTAACGCGGCTTAACAATATGATGCCTCCTCCAAGTTCTACTGGGGTAGGGAGGTCGAAACCAGGGCTAATGATGCCAGCCGCCGTGAAACCCATTGGGTATATGAATGGGACGACATCAGCCTATAATCCCAACACAGTTAAGTTCAAAACCGTGCGGGTACAAAAGCAAGCAATGCCAAAAATGGGTAGACGCGTGTCGCGTAAAACGCGGTTAAAGCCAATGGCCAGAACCATGTTATATGCTTTGCGCTTGTTGATTGTGGGAGTTGGCATTGGTGCGATTATGGGTACAATCCTGTCAGTCTTTGACCCTGCAACTCGTATGCCCAGTAATTCTGCGGTACAATCTCATAATGTGGGGACAAATCGGCCACAAAGTATCCCCAATGCTGCGGCTGGCTTATACTTGTCTCAGGAAATTATCCCTTTAAAAGATACCGTACAAAATTTGGCAACGGCAAACTCCAATCTGAAACTTGGGGTTTTCTTTGTTGATTTAGATACTGGTAGCTACGTAGATGTGAATAGCGCCACCAGTTTCCCTGCGGCTAGTACCATTAAGGTGCCAATTCTGATTGCCTTTTTCCAAGATGTGGATGCCGGCAAAATCCGCCTGGATGAAATGCTGACGATGGAAAAAGATATGATCAGTGGTGGTTCGGGAAATTTGCAATTCCAAAAAGTGGGTAGCCAGTACACTGCACTGGAAATCGCTACTCGAATGAGTACAATTAGCGATAACACAGCCACGAATATGCTAATTGCCCGACTAGGAGGTATGGAGGCGCTGAATCAGCGTTTTCAAAGCTGGGGATTGTCAGCTACAGCAATTCGTAATCCCCTACCAGATTTGGCCGGAACTAACACCACCAGCCCCAGAGAATTGGGAAATCTGATGGCTATGGTGAATCAGGGAAATTTAGTCAGTTTGCGATCGCGGGATCTGATCCTTGATATTATGCGTCGTACAGAGCGAAATCATCTCCTACCTTCTGGCTTAGGCACTGGCGCAAGAATACACCATAAAACGGGTGATATTGCCACCATGTTGGGTGATGTGGGTTTAATTGATATCCCCACTGGCAAGCGCTACATCGCGGCTGTGATGGTACAACGCCCCAATAATGACCCAGAAGCGGAAAAACTGATTAGCGCTATTTCTCGCGCTGCTTACCAACAATTTAGCCAGAGTATTGCACCCAATCCCGTGATCAATCTCCCAGCACAAAATAATATGGGCAACCCTATCATCCCAAATAGTACTCAAGCCCCATTCACGACTCCACAAAATTTCCCCTCAAGATAA
- the dprA gene encoding DNA-processing protein DprA, translating into MVEERAYWLAWTRISGVGPVLLRRLHQHFGTLATAWNATKAQLGEVEGFGFQTLGKVVEQRSRLHPEQLLIQHQEENPHFWTPADADYPRLLLETPSPPPILYYRGEVELLENLGQKPLVGIVGTRKPSEYGLRWTRQISTALAKNGFTVVSGMAEGIDTESHLATMKAGGRTIAVLGTGVDVIYPHKNRDLYKQILSQGLVVSEYSAKTPPDRTHFPRRNRIIAGLSRAVLVMEAPVKSGALITASYANEFGRDVYALPGRIDDYPSQGCLKLLNQGASFVLRELDELLKMLGAIPQIDTIDTAPMAEKLNLPDLSPELQQVMDAIACDVLPFDYLVQKTGMNTGSVSSALLQLELMGLVSQLPGMRYQKC; encoded by the coding sequence GTGGTAGAAGAAAGAGCATATTGGCTAGCTTGGACGCGAATTTCTGGGGTGGGGCCAGTGTTACTGCGACGGTTACACCAGCATTTTGGGACGCTAGCCACAGCTTGGAATGCTACCAAAGCCCAGTTAGGAGAAGTTGAAGGTTTTGGGTTTCAGACATTAGGGAAAGTGGTTGAACAGCGATCGCGTCTGCATCCAGAACAATTACTCATCCAACACCAGGAAGAAAACCCCCACTTCTGGACACCAGCCGACGCAGATTATCCCCGGTTGTTATTGGAAACTCCCAGTCCACCGCCAATTCTGTACTATCGCGGTGAAGTTGAACTGCTAGAAAATCTCGGACAAAAACCCCTGGTGGGGATTGTCGGGACACGCAAACCTTCAGAATATGGACTGCGTTGGACGCGCCAAATTAGCACAGCCTTAGCTAAAAATGGCTTTACAGTTGTATCTGGGATGGCGGAGGGAATCGACACAGAAAGCCATCTAGCCACAATGAAAGCCGGGGGAAGGACAATCGCCGTTTTAGGAACTGGTGTCGATGTAATTTATCCCCACAAAAATCGGGATTTGTACAAACAGATTTTGAGTCAAGGCTTAGTCGTGAGTGAATATTCAGCCAAAACCCCACCTGATCGCACTCACTTTCCCCGCCGTAACCGAATTATTGCAGGTTTAAGCCGTGCGGTTTTGGTTATGGAAGCGCCTGTGAAATCGGGGGCGTTAATTACAGCCTCTTACGCCAATGAATTTGGTCGAGATGTTTATGCATTACCGGGAAGAATAGATGATTATCCATCTCAAGGGTGTTTAAAATTACTCAATCAAGGTGCTTCTTTCGTTCTTAGGGAATTAGACGAACTGCTAAAAATGTTGGGAGCAATACCACAAATTGATACAATTGACACTGCGCCAATGGCAGAAAAGTTAAATTTGCCGGATTTATCACCAGAATTGCAACAAGTCATGGATGCGATCGCTTGTGATGTTTTACCCTTTGATTATCTTGTCCAAAAAACCGGGATGAATACTGGTTCAGTTTCTAGTGCATTATTACAGTTGGAACTCATGGGTTTAGTTTCGCAACTTCCCGGAATGCGATATCAGAAGTGTTAA
- a CDS encoding DUF3854 domain-containing protein produces the protein MAVKPSSEAVIEAQTEKRNRFSDIQDFKDFVKTAFIQGSGIDPALYSECIEFHSDLEVDYGHEASYPIHEMLGWKLTRFGRQARETQYAAILKNEDGSVWQAIISDWDEEKQRPYIYIAPTDGGDRAFLPPIPKSIRQKIASRYGMEVPLEGSFWEWVETANIPLIVTEGAKKSLAALSQGYVSIALYGCWCGGKESLIDDLKPFHTENRIWLLGYDRDDKQSAKRSVTIGKKRLTVCLTRDVKCYVEDMFWNSEDGKGIDDLIVNRGTGAFDIAYAKAMSRLEKQFKAGGTYSDDDDKVKPPKQIDVAREIAEKYRNILAFNNEIGCWMRYAADNVGVWARETDEYIESIVYQIILSEGHDNFSSAFVSSVVRLLRHELIERSWNEKPPTEFLPFRNGVLEIATGKLIEHAPGYRLTWQLPRNHSTEGAFDKINKFLDDLTAGNAALKDLLICYCNAVIKGRADLQRFVHLIGLPGTGKGTFSRLIISLIGEENVHTTNLEEWCKGKFEQANAYKKRLVVFPDEDKYAGKIGKFLSLTGQDFLRAEEKNKTAFKFKYDGLVMLMSNFPIFAGDAARGVKRRVITVPCNNVVPTGKRRNMEEEFEPELPAFTNYVLSIADDHVTAVLLGIQEIPECTLEFWENRMRVDSIAAWINQSVVWDAEASTAIGLNKNEGSNGEEVMTLFGSYSRHCQNLGNTPKSHNNFSPDLIDICKSVLNWPIEKKSTNTGKFIKGIRLRRLTFDDDIPTYDVWLSNRLLEKVTASDGQSDGQSDGSEPLLYKESDGSDGYNPKSLEILEEKNGLEIKTEISTETLPSGNIQPGDTILVNNSPSPEMNGLVEPVSEVFPGANGGIITESGKSFSLKMVEKVECDRPQADKLACPPLDDYYRSLAVVPKTLKVDVGYGEINVVATPYKKMQQSSSFHFMVTFPDGTKDAFKKKISSSKPSDLLLEVRRHSVLVNWYSQQWLTWSKLIGQKFRIRRLNRDLHSDVDFIYMTAKLVEVPSFPIRNKFDFSLDSGERIPVYIADIMND, from the coding sequence ATGGCAGTTAAACCATCATCAGAAGCAGTAATCGAAGCCCAAACAGAAAAACGTAACCGATTTTCTGACATCCAGGATTTCAAAGATTTTGTAAAAACCGCTTTCATCCAGGGAAGTGGCATAGACCCAGCACTTTATTCTGAGTGCATCGAATTTCACTCAGATTTAGAAGTCGATTATGGGCATGAGGCTAGTTATCCCATCCATGAAATGCTGGGGTGGAAACTTACACGCTTCGGCAGGCAAGCCCGTGAAACGCAGTATGCAGCTATTTTGAAGAATGAAGATGGCTCAGTTTGGCAGGCCATAATCTCCGATTGGGATGAAGAGAAGCAACGACCATACATATATATAGCGCCAACAGATGGAGGCGATAGAGCATTCCTGCCCCCAATTCCAAAGAGCATTAGGCAGAAAATTGCATCGCGCTATGGGATGGAAGTTCCCCTGGAGGGAAGCTTTTGGGAATGGGTAGAGACAGCCAACATTCCATTGATTGTCACTGAAGGCGCTAAAAAATCTCTAGCCGCACTCTCTCAAGGTTATGTTTCCATTGCATTGTACGGCTGCTGGTGTGGTGGTAAAGAATCATTGATTGATGATTTAAAGCCATTCCACACAGAAAACAGAATTTGGCTACTTGGTTATGACCGTGATGATAAGCAGTCAGCTAAACGCTCTGTAACCATAGGTAAAAAACGCCTGACGGTATGCTTAACAAGAGATGTTAAGTGCTACGTCGAAGATATGTTTTGGAATAGTGAAGATGGTAAGGGCATTGACGATTTAATCGTTAACCGTGGGACAGGTGCTTTTGATATAGCCTATGCAAAAGCCATGTCAAGGCTAGAAAAACAGTTTAAGGCGGGAGGAACTTATTCCGATGATGACGATAAAGTTAAACCGCCTAAACAGATAGATGTTGCTCGCGAAATAGCCGAAAAGTATAGGAACATTTTAGCATTTAATAATGAGATAGGGTGCTGGATGCGTTATGCCGCCGACAACGTAGGAGTATGGGCTAGGGAGACTGATGAATATATTGAGTCCATTGTTTATCAGATAATTCTGTCTGAAGGACATGATAATTTCAGCAGTGCATTCGTTTCCAGTGTCGTTCGACTTTTACGCCATGAATTAATAGAACGAAGTTGGAACGAAAAACCACCAACTGAATTTTTACCTTTCAGAAATGGCGTACTTGAAATAGCCACAGGCAAATTAATAGAACACGCCCCAGGATATCGGCTCACTTGGCAACTTCCCCGAAATCATTCAACAGAAGGGGCATTTGATAAAATCAACAAATTCTTGGATGACCTAACCGCCGGGAATGCGGCGCTGAAGGATTTATTAATCTGTTACTGCAACGCAGTCATCAAAGGGCGGGCTGACCTACAGCGATTTGTGCATTTAATCGGGCTTCCTGGTACAGGCAAAGGGACTTTCTCTCGGTTAATAATTTCCCTTATTGGCGAGGAAAACGTACACACTACCAACTTAGAGGAATGGTGCAAGGGTAAGTTTGAGCAAGCCAACGCCTACAAGAAGCGACTGGTAGTATTCCCCGATGAAGATAAGTATGCAGGAAAGATTGGTAAGTTTCTCAGTTTAACCGGACAAGATTTTCTTAGGGCGGAGGAGAAAAATAAAACAGCATTCAAATTCAAATACGACGGATTGGTAATGCTTATGAGCAACTTTCCGATATTTGCAGGGGACGCAGCCAGGGGAGTTAAGCGGCGCGTGATTACCGTCCCTTGCAATAATGTTGTGCCGACAGGCAAGCGGCGAAACATGGAGGAGGAATTCGAGCCAGAGCTACCAGCCTTCACCAATTACGTCCTATCAATTGCCGACGATCATGTAACTGCCGTCTTGCTGGGAATTCAGGAGATTCCAGAATGTACGCTCGAATTTTGGGAAAACAGAATGAGAGTTGACAGCATCGCGGCTTGGATTAACCAAAGCGTTGTTTGGGATGCAGAAGCTTCTACCGCCATTGGACTGAATAAAAACGAAGGTAGCAATGGGGAAGAGGTTATGACTTTATTCGGGAGCTATTCCCGCCACTGCCAAAACCTGGGGAACACTCCCAAAAGCCATAACAACTTTTCACCCGATTTAATTGACATATGTAAATCGGTTCTAAACTGGCCAATTGAGAAGAAATCGACCAACACAGGCAAGTTCATCAAAGGCATCAGATTACGTCGCCTAACATTTGATGATGATATTCCTACCTATGATGTTTGGCTGTCTAATCGACTTTTAGAAAAAGTGACGGCTAGTGACGGCCAAAGTGACGGCCAAAGTGACGGCTCGGAACCCTTGCTGTACAAGGAAAGTGACGGCAGTGACGGCTATAACCCTAAATCGCTAGAAATTTTAGAAGAAAAAAATGGCTTAGAAATTAAAACTGAAATTAGTACGGAGACACTACCCTCAGGGAATATCCAACCCGGCGATACTATTTTGGTAAACAATTCCCCAAGTCCTGAGATGAATGGGTTGGTTGAGCCTGTGTCGGAAGTGTTCCCTGGGGCGAACGGGGGCATAATCACTGAATCGGGGAAGAGTTTTAGTCTGAAGATGGTTGAAAAGGTTGAGTGCGATCGCCCACAAGCAGATAAACTAGCCTGCCCACCACTGGATGACTACTACAGATCACTTGCTGTTGTTCCCAAAACCTTAAAAGTGGATGTTGGCTATGGAGAAATTAACGTTGTGGCAACTCCTTATAAAAAAATGCAACAGAGTAGCTCCTTCCACTTCATGGTGACATTCCCCGATGGGACGAAAGATGCTTTTAAAAAGAAAATATCTAGCTCGAAGCCTTCTGATTTGTTATTGGAGGTCCGCCGCCACTCTGTGTTAGTCAATTGGTATTCACAGCAATGGCTTACATGGAGTAAGCTCATAGGACAAAAATTCAGAATTAGACGGCTTAACAGAGACTTGCACTCTGATGTTGATTTCATCTACATGACAGCAAAACTGGTAGAAGTGCCAAGTTTCCCTATAAGGAACAAGTTTGATTTTTCATTAGATAGTGGAGAAAGGATACCTGTATACATCGCGGATATTATGAATGACTAG
- a CDS encoding KGK domain-containing protein, whose product MDLQDSDVIHMESSKNLGAGSTSRIGEIRQVIKNLFSYSPSWISDDGVQCELLREGRRWQSGRIRLRLEFVPDEEESPLDELRSDLNI is encoded by the coding sequence ATGGATTTACAAGATAGTGATGTTATCCACATGGAAAGCAGCAAAAATCTCGGTGCCGGCTCAACTTCTCGAATTGGTGAGATAAGGCAGGTAATCAAAAACCTGTTTTCTTATAGCCCAAGCTGGATTAGTGATGATGGTGTTCAATGTGAGTTACTGCGTGAGGGTCGTCGGTGGCAATCGGGGAGAATTCGATTAAGGCTAGAGTTTGTCCCAGATGAGGAGGAATCGCCACTGGATGAGTTACGCTCTGACCTAAATATTTAA
- a CDS encoding DUF29 domain-containing protein, whose product MSETLYDRDLQLWIEQTIHQLQNHQFESLDIDHLIEELVDLGKSERNTLRSNLKILLAHLLKLKIQHDVPDLMQASWYSSVVEHRQRVLDNLADAPSLKSFLVEAVEKAYPDARKLAIKEGKLAKFGVRVPEESEYPFRCPFAIEEILDEDFYGT is encoded by the coding sequence ATGTCTGAAACGCTATATGATCGCGATTTGCAATTATGGATTGAGCAAACGATTCACCAGCTACAAAATCATCAATTTGAGTCCCTGGATATTGACCATTTGATTGAGGAACTAGTGGATTTGGGTAAATCAGAGAGGAATACACTCAGAAGCAATCTCAAAATCTTGTTGGCTCACTTACTCAAATTAAAGATTCAGCATGATGTACCTGATTTGATGCAGGCAAGTTGGTACAGTTCGGTTGTGGAACATCGTCAGCGGGTTCTCGACAATCTGGCAGATGCGCCATCTCTCAAAAGTTTCTTGGTAGAAGCTGTGGAAAAAGCCTATCCCGATGCCCGTAAGCTAGCAATTAAGGAAGGTAAACTTGCCAAATTTGGGGTTCGTGTACCAGAAGAGAGTGAGTATCCCTTCAGGTGTCCTTTTGCGATTGAGGAAATTCTGGATGAAGATTTCTACGGGACTTGA
- a CDS encoding DUF6464 family protein — protein MLKTLFVITIGLLPSLFSLWVIRKTHSRTRLRMRQAATNLSRRPIRDYIRPTEGDRYYLEGVGYLIGDISCKFNARSGYMRCAVNPSGPCQDCRHFDTLRAEATEILPTEQL, from the coding sequence GTGTTAAAGACACTTTTCGTGATTACCATTGGTTTGCTACCGTCCCTGTTTTCCCTGTGGGTGATCCGTAAAACTCACTCGCGTACACGCCTGCGGATGCGACAAGCAGCTACGAACTTGTCCCGAAGACCCATCCGGGATTATATCCGACCGACTGAGGGCGATCGCTATTATTTAGAAGGTGTGGGTTACCTGATTGGCGATATCAGTTGCAAATTTAATGCTCGTTCTGGCTATATGCGCTGTGCTGTTAACCCCAGTGGTCCCTGTCAAGATTGCCGTCACTTTGACACTCTCAGGGCTGAAGCCACTGAGATTCTGCCGACAGAGCAACTTTAG
- a CDS encoding RNA methyltransferase, translated as MGLAGLRIVLMEPAGPINVGSIARVMKNFGLHNLVLVNPQCDPLAEEAVKMAVHAKEILESAVLATTLPEALHGCVRAIATTARVRDWETPLENPRTALPWLLESPELPAALIFGREDRGLSNEELNYAQRFVRIPTNENYSSLNLASAVGICCYELAQYTAPPTTPPPSQTELATLDMLETYYQQLESLLLDIGYLYPHTAVSRMAKFRQLYNRSHLQTQEVAMLRGILRQIEWALKSRGNHENL; from the coding sequence ATGGGTTTGGCTGGGTTAAGAATTGTGTTGATGGAACCGGCTGGCCCAATTAATGTGGGGTCAATCGCTAGGGTAATGAAAAATTTTGGTTTACATAATTTAGTACTAGTCAATCCCCAATGCGATCCGCTGGCGGAAGAAGCTGTGAAAATGGCAGTTCACGCTAAAGAGATTTTAGAATCTGCGGTATTGGCAACAACATTACCAGAAGCATTGCACGGATGTGTCCGAGCGATCGCTACCACAGCTCGCGTGCGTGATTGGGAGACACCTTTAGAAAATCCCCGCACAGCCCTACCTTGGTTACTAGAGTCACCAGAGTTACCCGCAGCATTGATTTTTGGTAGGGAAGACCGGGGTTTAAGTAACGAAGAATTAAATTATGCCCAGCGATTTGTCCGCATTCCCACAAATGAAAATTATTCATCTCTGAATTTAGCCTCAGCCGTGGGTATCTGTTGTTATGAACTGGCACAATATACAGCACCACCGACAACCCCACCCCCAAGCCAAACTGAACTGGCAACTTTGGATATGCTAGAAACCTACTACCAGCAATTAGAATCTCTATTACTAGATATAGGTTATTTATATCCCCATACAGCAGTTAGTCGCATGGCTAAATTCCGGCAATTGTATAATCGCTCTCACCTGCAAACTCAGGAAGTAGCCATGCTGCGAGGAATTTTGCGACAAATAGAATGGGCGCTTAAAAGCCGGGGTAATCATGAAAACTTGTGA